Proteins from one Paenibacillus amylolyticus genomic window:
- a CDS encoding nuclease-related domain-containing DEAD/DEAH box helicase, with the protein MANTVPEAIPKKATAGERLLFDTLKKHLPKDYIVYYEPEIRGRRPDFVIIGPDLGLLVLEVKDYTKGTLHKVNRDEWTLRNTAGETVTARSPLKQARDYAFLIADQLKKDKNLIKEGTPGYLKFNYGYGVVFTRLKQQDFLRMDLYSVIDPVFVLTREEMDPEDEDFSEEILIEKLLHMFTVPTRNRYSLTNEDIQAIRYHLFPEVRISAECKEIVPHQDQLLLSLHNIKTMDLHQEKMAKQVGDKHRLIRGVAGSGKTLVLVSRARMLAKANPDWNILVLCYGSTLSQYLRQAIVQKMAEPEDLFDFKDQDVLSSHESNIQVSTFHSWLGQQFRIMDRKLPVLMEKISQGLQELPKYDAILIDEGQDFDADWLKLVSACLNEETQSLLLVEDRAQTIFKRKNSLAQDTGLDFRGRSKILTINYRNTAQIVQFAWDFYKEQSKLQQKVISTGADAIEIIPPQFTNRKGPEPLIYRSKSTQAEMAFVAKSIDYLRREKSFPLKDIAILYRVQESNQVNSIEELGKALNENHLPYNWVTQNDLSKKNFNREEESIKVLTIDSAKGLDFRAVFMISIETMPRKAGKSNEVDEREVSRFYIGMTRALEWLFLSYSGESQFTRYLDEVQRQRMDKQAIL; encoded by the coding sequence ATGGCAAATACAGTACCAGAAGCTATCCCCAAGAAAGCGACAGCAGGAGAAAGACTATTATTTGATACTTTGAAGAAACACCTCCCAAAAGACTATATCGTATATTATGAACCTGAGATTCGTGGAAGAAGACCGGATTTTGTCATTATCGGGCCAGATTTAGGTTTGCTCGTACTAGAAGTGAAAGATTATACCAAAGGGACGCTACATAAGGTAAACCGGGACGAATGGACGTTGCGCAATACGGCAGGGGAGACAGTTACTGCCCGTAGTCCGCTGAAGCAGGCGAGAGACTACGCGTTCCTCATTGCGGATCAATTAAAGAAGGACAAGAATTTGATTAAAGAGGGAACGCCAGGATACTTGAAATTTAATTACGGGTATGGTGTTGTCTTTACTCGCCTGAAGCAGCAAGATTTTCTCCGTATGGATTTGTATAGCGTGATCGATCCTGTATTTGTGTTGACCAGAGAAGAGATGGACCCAGAGGATGAAGATTTTTCAGAAGAGATTTTGATTGAGAAGTTATTACATATGTTCACGGTGCCGACCCGGAACCGATATAGCTTGACCAATGAAGATATACAGGCAATTCGCTACCATCTGTTTCCTGAAGTACGGATTAGTGCAGAATGCAAAGAGATTGTGCCTCATCAGGACCAGCTGTTATTATCCTTGCATAACATTAAGACGATGGATCTACATCAGGAAAAAATGGCGAAGCAGGTTGGAGACAAACATCGTTTAATCCGCGGAGTCGCGGGGAGTGGTAAAACGCTGGTACTCGTCAGTCGGGCAAGGATGCTGGCCAAGGCCAATCCAGACTGGAATATTCTTGTGCTATGCTACGGCTCAACCTTGTCCCAATACTTAAGGCAAGCTATTGTACAGAAGATGGCTGAGCCTGAAGACTTGTTTGATTTTAAGGATCAGGATGTGCTTTCTTCACATGAGTCTAATATTCAGGTAAGCACCTTTCATTCGTGGCTCGGGCAGCAATTTCGAATCATGGACAGGAAACTGCCGGTCTTGATGGAAAAAATCTCCCAAGGACTACAAGAATTGCCGAAGTATGATGCCATATTAATCGATGAGGGTCAGGACTTTGATGCGGATTGGCTGAAGCTTGTGAGCGCATGCCTCAATGAGGAGACGCAGTCGCTGCTGCTTGTGGAGGATCGGGCGCAAACCATTTTTAAACGAAAAAATAGCTTGGCTCAAGATACAGGATTAGACTTCCGGGGACGTTCCAAGATACTAACAATCAACTACAGGAATACAGCACAGATTGTTCAATTTGCGTGGGATTTCTATAAAGAACAGTCCAAGTTGCAACAGAAAGTCATCAGCACCGGGGCTGATGCAATTGAGATTATACCGCCTCAGTTCACGAACCGTAAAGGTCCAGAGCCTCTAATTTATCGCAGTAAAAGTACACAAGCAGAGATGGCGTTTGTTGCCAAATCGATAGACTATTTACGGCGTGAAAAATCGTTCCCTCTGAAGGACATTGCTATTTTGTACAGGGTACAGGAGTCTAATCAAGTCAACAGTATCGAAGAATTGGGAAAAGCTCTGAACGAAAATCATCTACCGTATAATTGGGTGACCCAGAATGACCTATCTAAAAAGAACTTTAATCGGGAAGAGGAAAGTATTAAAGTTCTGACAATAGACAGTGCTAAGGGATTGGATTTCAGAGCAGTGTTTATGATTTCGATTGAGACTATGCCACGTAAAGCAGGAAAATCGAATGAAGTTGATGAACGGGAAGTGTC